In the Oncorhynchus nerka isolate Pitt River linkage group LG2, Oner_Uvic_2.0, whole genome shotgun sequence genome, one interval contains:
- the LOC115120033 gene encoding paraspeckle component 1-like isoform X3 codes for MAHRNLKQVNIQNNAPSPKPQQQQQYHQQQHTKRNMDSPGMERRPNVADGKTPPPKPPTTASPAAEGEGGPGDSQEMTLDIKSFRRPGEKTFTQRCRLFIGNLPTDLTEDDFKKLFSKYGEANEVFINRDRGFGFIRLETRTLAEIAKAELDGIVLGNRPIRIRFATHGSALTVRNLSPVVSNELLEEAFSEFGPVERAIVVVDDRGRPTGKGFVEFANKPCARKALDRCADGALLLTTSPRPAIVEPTEQLDEEDGLPEKLLVKSVHYHKEREHPPRFAQPGTFEFEYSSRWKALDEMEKQQRDQVERNIREAKEKLEQEMEAAKHEHQLMMMRQDLMRRQEELRRLEELRNQELQKRKNIEMRHEERRRQEEEMMQRHREQEEMRRQPDGFKPNYADTMGLTPPLLPGPV; via the exons ATGGCTCACCGAAAtctaaaacaggtcaacattcaaaaCAACGCACCGTCGCCGAAacctcagcagcagcagcagtaccacCAGCAGCAGCACACAAAGCGCAACATGGACTCTCCAGGCATGGAGCGAAGGCCGAATGTTGCGGATGGGAAAACCCCACCACCAAAGCCGCCGACGACTGCCAGCCCTGCGGCAGAGGGGGAGGGTGGACCCGGAGACTCGCAGGAGATGACGCTGGATATAAAGAGTTTCAGGAGACCCGGGGAGAAAACCTTCACGCAGCGCTGTAGGTTGTTCATCGGTAATCTCCCGACAGACCTCACGGAGGATGATTTCAAAAAGCTGTTTTCCAAGTATGGCGAGGCTAACGAGGTGTTTATCAACCGAGACCGAGGATTCGGCTTCATTCGACTG GAAACCAGGACGCTGGCGGAGATTGCCAAGGCAGAGTTGGATGGCATAGTGCTGGGGAACCGACCTATCCGGATCCGCTTCGCCACGCACGGCTCTGCCCTCACGGTGCGGAACCTTTCCCCCGTGGTCTCCAACGAGCTCCTTGAGGAGGCCTTCTCCGAGTTCGGGCCCGTGGAAAGGGCTATCGTTGTGGTGGACGACCGAGGAAGGCCCACTGGGAAGGGCTTCGTAGAGTTTGCCAACAAACCTTGTGCTCGTAAAGCCCTGGATCGCTGTGCTGACGGGGCGCTGCTGCTCACCAC GTCTCCTCGGCCTGCCATTGTGGAACCCACTGAGCAGCTGGATGAAGAGGATGGACTCCCAGAGAAGTTGCTGGTGAAATCTGTACACTACCACAA ggagagggagcaccccccacgGTTTGCCCAGCCGGGGACATTTGAGTTTGAGTACTCGTCCCGCTGGAAGGCCCTGGACGAGATGGAAAAGCAGCAGAGAGACCAGGTTGAGCGCAACATCCGAGAGGCAAAGGAGAAGCTGGAGCAAGAGATGGAGGCCGCCAAGCACGAGCATCAGCTCATGATGATgagacaag ACCTGATGAGGCGTCAAGAGGAGCTGAGACGCCTGGAGGAGCTTCGCAACCAGGAGCTGCAGAAACGCAAGAATATAGAGAtgag ACATGAGGAGAGGCGtaggcaggaggaggagatgatgcAGCGCCATCGAGAGCAGGAAGAGATGAGACGCCAACCGGACGGCTTCAAGCCAAACTATGCGGACACC
- the LOC115120033 gene encoding paraspeckle component 1-like isoform X4, with product MAHRNLKQVNIQNNAPSPKPQQQQQYHQQQHTKRNMDSPGMERRPNVADGKTPPPKPPTTASPAAEGEGGPGDSQEMTLDIKSFRRPGEKTFTQRCRLFIGNLPTDLTEDDFKKLFSKYGEANEVFINRDRGFGFIRLETRTLAEIAKAELDGIVLGNRPIRIRFATHGSALTVRNLSPVVSNELLEEAFSEFGPVERAIVVVDDRGRPTGKGFVEFANKPCARKALDRCADGALLLTTSPRPAIVEPTEQLDEEDGLPEKLLVKSVHYHKEREHPPRFAQPGTFEFEYSSRWKALDEMEKQQRDQVERNIREAKEKLEQEMEAAKHEHQLMMMRQDLMRRQEELRRLEELRNQELQKRKNIEMRHEERRRQEEEMMQRHREQEEMRRQPDGFKPNYADTVHSLYMLQI from the exons ATGGCTCACCGAAAtctaaaacaggtcaacattcaaaaCAACGCACCGTCGCCGAAacctcagcagcagcagcagtaccacCAGCAGCAGCACACAAAGCGCAACATGGACTCTCCAGGCATGGAGCGAAGGCCGAATGTTGCGGATGGGAAAACCCCACCACCAAAGCCGCCGACGACTGCCAGCCCTGCGGCAGAGGGGGAGGGTGGACCCGGAGACTCGCAGGAGATGACGCTGGATATAAAGAGTTTCAGGAGACCCGGGGAGAAAACCTTCACGCAGCGCTGTAGGTTGTTCATCGGTAATCTCCCGACAGACCTCACGGAGGATGATTTCAAAAAGCTGTTTTCCAAGTATGGCGAGGCTAACGAGGTGTTTATCAACCGAGACCGAGGATTCGGCTTCATTCGACTG GAAACCAGGACGCTGGCGGAGATTGCCAAGGCAGAGTTGGATGGCATAGTGCTGGGGAACCGACCTATCCGGATCCGCTTCGCCACGCACGGCTCTGCCCTCACGGTGCGGAACCTTTCCCCCGTGGTCTCCAACGAGCTCCTTGAGGAGGCCTTCTCCGAGTTCGGGCCCGTGGAAAGGGCTATCGTTGTGGTGGACGACCGAGGAAGGCCCACTGGGAAGGGCTTCGTAGAGTTTGCCAACAAACCTTGTGCTCGTAAAGCCCTGGATCGCTGTGCTGACGGGGCGCTGCTGCTCACCAC GTCTCCTCGGCCTGCCATTGTGGAACCCACTGAGCAGCTGGATGAAGAGGATGGACTCCCAGAGAAGTTGCTGGTGAAATCTGTACACTACCACAA ggagagggagcaccccccacgGTTTGCCCAGCCGGGGACATTTGAGTTTGAGTACTCGTCCCGCTGGAAGGCCCTGGACGAGATGGAAAAGCAGCAGAGAGACCAGGTTGAGCGCAACATCCGAGAGGCAAAGGAGAAGCTGGAGCAAGAGATGGAGGCCGCCAAGCACGAGCATCAGCTCATGATGATgagacaag ACCTGATGAGGCGTCAAGAGGAGCTGAGACGCCTGGAGGAGCTTCGCAACCAGGAGCTGCAGAAACGCAAGAATATAGAGAtgag ACATGAGGAGAGGCGtaggcaggaggaggagatgatgcAGCGCCATCGAGAGCAGGAAGAGATGAGACGCCAACCGGACGGCTTCAAGCCAAACTATGCGGACACC